One part of the Thermococcus radiotolerans genome encodes these proteins:
- a CDS encoding Fur family transcriptional regulator, giving the protein MWKEKAIERLKESGYKLTPQRLKLVEILDRIGDEHPSLKDILNEIKAEFPTMSFSTLYSNVLTLRELGLLELFSLDGETRVELNTEPHINLISGGKVIDFNDPEIIERIREKTGRNVKLVNVLVE; this is encoded by the coding sequence ATGTGGAAGGAAAAAGCCATCGAACGGCTCAAGGAGAGCGGATACAAGCTCACGCCCCAGAGGCTCAAACTGGTGGAGATACTCGATAGAATCGGGGACGAACATCCCTCGCTCAAGGATATCCTCAATGAAATCAAAGCGGAATTCCCGACCATGAGCTTTTCCACACTCTACTCCAACGTCCTAACGCTGAGAGAGCTTGGCCTGCTCGAACTCTTCTCCCTGGACGGGGAAACAAGGGTGGAGCTCAACACGGAGCCGCACATCAACCTGATAAGCGGTGGCAAGGTTATCGACTTCAACGACCCGGAGATAATCGAAAGGATAAGGGAGAAAACCGGTCGGAACGTTAAGCTCGTCAACGTTTTGGTGGAATGA
- a CDS encoding SLC13 family permease has protein sequence MARSSSRITALQRRLGDTAFERLKGFVRREWFLTVLLVLYLVLVLNDPSLPDRTPNLVDWRSLALITSLILVSKGLELSGIFTRLSIGLISLSGGSERKLMLLLIPIIALSSAVIMNDTAMLVFIPLVVITARLAGINTARAVTLSAIAANVGSALTPIGNPQNIIIWNTYGLSFLGFVGAMLLPVTLWLVLIVLFTLTIRERPISIERLPPVAIKTRLFAASLFLLIGDILLTETGRPLWTLPLTLLVLLILGREALLGFDWALVLTFAFIFVDFGEVARLISGSSWLPSGGLVLLLASAGLSQLISNVPATVVFIGSRPEWFPLALGVNLGGTGIIIGSLANLIALRISGIGIRDFHRFSIPYFLVALVVSILIFLL, from the coding sequence ATGGCAAGGAGCTCATCCCGGATTACGGCCTTACAGAGGAGGTTAGGAGACACGGCGTTTGAGAGGCTGAAGGGCTTCGTAAGACGTGAGTGGTTCCTCACGGTGCTCCTGGTGCTTTACCTAGTCCTGGTTCTCAACGACCCCTCCCTCCCAGATAGAACGCCCAACCTGGTGGACTGGAGGAGCCTGGCCCTGATAACGTCGCTCATACTCGTCTCAAAGGGTCTTGAGCTGTCGGGAATCTTCACTCGCCTTTCCATTGGGCTCATATCGCTCTCCGGCGGCTCCGAGCGGAAACTGATGCTTCTCCTAATTCCCATCATAGCCCTCTCCTCAGCGGTGATAATGAACGACACCGCGATGCTCGTCTTCATCCCTCTGGTCGTCATCACCGCTCGGCTCGCCGGGATAAACACCGCCCGCGCCGTCACGCTCTCGGCAATAGCGGCGAACGTCGGCTCGGCGCTGACTCCGATCGGAAACCCCCAGAATATCATAATCTGGAACACGTACGGCCTTTCCTTTCTGGGGTTCGTGGGGGCGATGCTGCTCCCCGTGACCCTGTGGCTCGTCCTCATCGTCCTTTTCACGCTCACGATACGGGAAAGGCCAATATCCATCGAGAGGCTGCCCCCAGTGGCGATTAAAACGAGGCTCTTTGCCGCATCGCTCTTCCTTCTGATCGGGGACATACTCCTCACCGAAACCGGGAGGCCGCTCTGGACCCTTCCGCTGACCCTGCTGGTTCTGCTCATCCTCGGCAGGGAGGCTTTGCTGGGCTTCGACTGGGCGCTGGTTTTGACCTTTGCCTTCATCTTCGTGGACTTCGGTGAGGTTGCCCGCCTGATTTCCGGCTCTTCCTGGCTTCCCTCGGGGGGACTAGTTCTCCTCCTCGCCTCTGCCGGTCTGAGCCAGCTCATCAGCAACGTTCCCGCGACGGTGGTCTTCATAGGCTCGCGGCCGGAGTGGTTTCCCCTCGCCCTCGGCGTGAACCTGGGCGGAACGGGGATAATAATCGGCTCCCTCGCGAACCTCATAGCCCTCCGCATCTCTGGAATCGGCATTAGGGACTTCCACAGGTTTTCGATTCCGTACTTTCTGGTGGCCTTGGTGGTTTCGATTCTGATATTCCTGCTCTGA
- a CDS encoding class II SORL domain-containing protein, producing the protein MLSGTVKSGDWKGEKHVPVIEYEKEGDLVKVEVSVGKEIPHPNTPEHHIAWIELYFHPEGENFPILVGRVAFTNHSDPLTEPRAVFFFRTEKKGKLYALSYCNIHGLWENEVTLE; encoded by the coding sequence ATGTTGAGCGGAACGGTAAAGAGTGGAGACTGGAAGGGGGAGAAGCACGTCCCCGTTATAGAGTACGAGAAGGAGGGCGACCTCGTCAAGGTCGAGGTCAGCGTCGGCAAGGAGATACCGCACCCGAACACGCCTGAGCACCACATAGCCTGGATTGAGCTCTACTTCCACCCCGAGGGGGAGAACTTCCCGATCCTCGTCGGCAGGGTTGCCTTCACAAACCACAGCGACCCGCTGACCGAGCCGAGGGCTGTGTTCTTCTTCAGGACCGAAAAGAAGGGCAAGCTATACGCCCTCAGCTACTGCAACATCCACGGCCTCTGGGAGAACGAGGTCACGCTTGAGTGA
- a CDS encoding iron-sulfur cluster assembly protein, which translates to MKVYMPGREWPEHYRAVLEELANITDPVTGGDILDSGVVAGLEVGEDTLKVWLNFESHAEYNITGASAIAYSKIIGDIIERFALVKFQNVYVYDLKNNPVGVFENKRGYTIEDISTERV; encoded by the coding sequence ATGAAGGTTTACATGCCGGGCAGGGAATGGCCGGAGCACTACAGGGCGGTACTTGAGGAACTGGCGAACATAACTGACCCAGTCACCGGAGGGGACATCCTGGACTCTGGAGTCGTTGCAGGCCTGGAGGTTGGTGAGGACACACTCAAGGTCTGGCTCAACTTCGAGAGTCACGCGGAGTACAACATAACAGGTGCGAGTGCCATAGCCTATTCAAAGATAATCGGGGACATAATCGAGCGCTTCGCCCTCGTAAAGTTCCAGAACGTCTACGTCTACGACCTCAAAAACAATCCCGTGGGAGTTTTCGAGAACAAGAGGGGCTACACCATAGAGGACATCAGCACCGAGAGGGTCTAA
- a CDS encoding ferritin family protein encodes MLAEKPYLLGREKPLSKKEIAQALRWAIEAELDAISFYEQLAELIEDERIKHIFYDVANEEKEHVGEFLAALLEVDPELLRYMREGFDEVEEETGIKVEL; translated from the coding sequence ATGCTAGCCGAAAAACCCTACCTTCTCGGGAGGGAGAAGCCCCTCTCAAAGAAGGAAATAGCCCAGGCCCTACGCTGGGCCATCGAGGCCGAGCTCGATGCCATAAGCTTCTACGAGCAGTTGGCCGAGCTTATAGAAGACGAGAGGATAAAGCACATCTTCTACGACGTTGCCAACGAGGAGAAGGAGCACGTTGGGGAGTTTTTGGCGGCCCTCCTCGAAGTTGACCCTGAGCTCCTCAGGTACATGAGGGAGGGCTTCGACGAGGTTGAGGAAGAGACCGGCATAAAGGTCGAACTGTGA
- a CDS encoding ferritin family protein, which translates to MCMVEPLVKRAYETEKKAAASYTDGLALVRGQGLRYTKVEELVGRIAVDTIIHKHLMKAILDAQKELEKLAGEGPVSEVKDVELAPEQKALVKRFAEMHLDIEKDMIETYQKMAEKMTHPLFKGLAEALVENEKEHHRILAELIAKYKE; encoded by the coding sequence ATGTGCATGGTTGAACCCCTTGTTAAGAGGGCGTACGAAACTGAAAAGAAGGCTGCCGCGAGCTATACCGATGGTCTTGCCCTCGTGAGAGGCCAGGGACTCAGGTACACGAAGGTTGAGGAACTCGTTGGAAGGATAGCCGTTGACACGATAATCCACAAACACCTGATGAAGGCCATCCTCGATGCCCAGAAGGAGCTGGAGAAGCTCGCCGGCGAGGGACCGGTATCCGAAGTCAAGGATGTCGAACTCGCACCGGAGCAGAAGGCCTTGGTTAAGCGCTTCGCGGAGATGCACCTCGACATCGAGAAGGACATGATCGAGACCTACCAGAAGATGGCCGAGAAGATGACGCACCCGCTGTTCAAGGGCCTCGCGGAGGCGCTGGTTGAGAACGAGAAGGAGCACCACAGGATTCTGGCGGAGCTCATAGCGAAATATAAAGAGTGA
- a CDS encoding ArsR/SmtB family transcription factor — translation MTEVCKVYEEHLDRILEAQAKLPEEESILEAADFFDALGNPTRLKILLALMEAGELCTCDLSAITKLSVSAISHQLRILKDRKIVAYRKDGKNVFYRLDDEHIRKLLRTALEHLSEAK, via the coding sequence ATGACCGAGGTCTGCAAGGTGTACGAAGAGCATCTGGACAGAATCCTGGAGGCCCAGGCGAAGCTGCCCGAGGAGGAGAGTATACTCGAGGCGGCGGACTTCTTCGACGCCCTTGGGAACCCCACCAGGCTTAAAATCCTGCTCGCGCTCATGGAGGCCGGGGAACTCTGCACCTGCGACCTCTCTGCGATAACCAAGCTTTCCGTCTCGGCCATCTCTCACCAGCTCCGCATCCTCAAGGACAGGAAGATAGTCGCCTACCGCAAGGATGGCAAGAACGTCTTCTACCGCCTGGACGACGAGCACATCAGGAAACTCCTGAGGACCGCCCTCGAGCATCTCTCGGAGGCAAAGTGA
- a CDS encoding alpha/beta hydrolase family esterase: protein MSRMLNHRRSVLVIAVGLLLLIGVAGYLSFLESHRPYPSDVRGSIRVGGLERTYIVHFPPNFSKDEHPPLLIALHGGGGAGFDMERLTRGGLNTLADRERFVVVYPDGIERHWNDGRNLSRYRAQRENIDDVAFISALIDLFVTKYGVNGSRIYVTGMSNGGLMTYRLACEIPERLAAVAIVGVSMSENLYNDCPSDSPLPILMILGTDDPLVPWNGGELHFGPIELGRVVSIEKTVGYWAVRNGCTVRHEREYLPDIDPEDGTRVWVERYSNCTDEAELVLYGIEGGGHTWPGGYQYLPQSIIGRTSRDMDANEIIWEFLSGHRRNG, encoded by the coding sequence ATGAGCCGTATGCTGAATCACAGGAGGAGCGTTCTGGTCATTGCGGTGGGCCTTCTTCTGCTGATTGGAGTTGCCGGATACCTCTCTTTTCTTGAGAGTCACAGGCCGTACCCCAGCGATGTGAGGGGCTCCATCCGAGTTGGCGGGCTGGAGAGGACGTACATAGTACACTTTCCTCCGAATTTTTCTAAGGATGAGCATCCACCCCTTCTGATAGCCCTCCATGGAGGCGGTGGGGCCGGTTTCGACATGGAGCGCCTCACACGGGGCGGCCTTAACACCCTGGCCGACCGGGAGCGCTTTGTCGTGGTCTACCCGGACGGCATAGAGAGGCACTGGAACGATGGCCGGAACCTATCGCGCTATCGCGCGCAGAGGGAGAACATAGACGACGTTGCGTTCATATCGGCGCTCATCGACCTGTTCGTGACGAAATACGGTGTGAACGGGAGCAGGATTTACGTTACCGGGATGTCGAACGGCGGGCTGATGACCTACCGGCTCGCCTGCGAGATTCCCGAGAGGCTGGCGGCGGTGGCTATCGTTGGCGTCTCCATGTCCGAGAACCTCTACAACGACTGCCCCTCCGATAGCCCCCTCCCGATTCTGATGATACTTGGGACTGACGACCCCCTAGTCCCCTGGAACGGCGGTGAGCTCCACTTCGGGCCGATTGAGCTTGGGCGGGTCGTTTCCATCGAGAAAACCGTTGGGTACTGGGCGGTCAGAAACGGCTGCACCGTGAGGCACGAGAGAGAATACCTTCCGGACATCGACCCCGAAGACGGAACGCGCGTCTGGGTCGAGAGGTACTCGAACTGCACCGATGAGGCTGAGCTCGTTCTATACGGTATCGAGGGCGGAGGTCACACGTGGCCGGGTGGCTACCAGTACCTCCCCCAGAGCATCATCGGGAGGACGAGCAGGGACATGGACGCCAACGAAATCATCTGGGAGTTCCTCAGTGGCCACCGGAGGAACGGCTGA
- a CDS encoding rubrerythrin family protein, with translation MPVKRAMTRKFLEDAFAGESMAHMKYLIFAEQAEKEGFPNIAKLFRAIAHAEFIHAKNHFIALGHLGKTPENLQAGIDGETYEVGEMYPVFKNTAEFQGEKDAVRTTHYALEAEKIHAELYKAAKEKAESGTDIEVKKVYICPVCGYTTVDEAPEYCPVCGAPRDKFVVFE, from the coding sequence ATGCCAGTTAAGAGAGCAATGACCCGGAAGTTTCTGGAGGATGCCTTCGCCGGCGAGAGCATGGCCCACATGAAGTACCTGATTTTTGCCGAACAGGCCGAGAAGGAGGGTTTCCCGAACATAGCCAAGCTCTTCAGGGCTATCGCCCACGCGGAGTTCATTCACGCGAAGAACCACTTCATAGCGCTCGGGCACCTCGGGAAGACTCCCGAGAACCTGCAGGCGGGCATAGACGGAGAGACCTACGAGGTCGGGGAGATGTACCCCGTCTTCAAGAACACCGCCGAGTTCCAGGGCGAGAAGGACGCCGTGAGAACGACGCACTACGCCCTCGAGGCCGAGAAGATACACGCGGAGCTCTACAAAGCCGCCAAGGAGAAGGCCGAGAGCGGAACGGATATCGAGGTGAAGAAGGTCTACATCTGCCCGGTCTGCGGCTATACCACAGTTGACGAGGCGCCCGAGTACTGTCCAGTATGCGGTGCCCCCAGGGACAAGTTCGTGGTCTTTGAGTGA
- a CDS encoding iron-sulfur cluster assembly protein, with protein sequence MDLLNFLKHRKTPKRRPREDLPPEVSEVVKNLERVKDPETELNIVEEGLLYGLTVKEGNVEVFLLMARSTPECHACQMLAVNVQSKILNDIVSVLKQEGFNKIKVYNEIGLLLAEG encoded by the coding sequence TTGGACCTCCTTAACTTTCTCAAACATCGAAAAACGCCAAAACGACGCCCCAGGGAGGATCTTCCCCCGGAAGTCTCCGAGGTCGTCAAAAACCTGGAGAGGGTAAAGGACCCCGAAACCGAGCTGAACATCGTGGAGGAGGGCCTGCTCTACGGCTTGACTGTAAAGGAAGGGAACGTTGAGGTTTTTCTCCTAATGGCCCGCTCAACGCCGGAGTGTCACGCCTGTCAGATGCTTGCCGTGAACGTTCAAAGCAAGATTTTGAACGACATAGTTTCCGTTCTGAAGCAGGAAGGGTTTAATAAGATAAAGGTTTACAATGAAATTGGACTGTTACTAGCGGAGGGATGA
- the dps gene encoding DNA protection during starvation protein, which yields MSEHNRRLVEKAGIDVEKLLDMLLRAAAAEFTTYYYYTVLRNHAAGMEGETIKEIVEDARLEDRNHFEALVPRIYELGGELPRDIVDFSKMAWCRDAYLPEEPTVENILKVLLEAERCAVGVYTEICKYTFGKDPRTYDLALAILHEEIEHEAWFEELLTGKPSGHFRRTKPGESPFVSKFLR from the coding sequence ATGTCTGAACACAACCGAAGACTTGTTGAGAAAGCAGGAATAGACGTGGAAAAACTCCTGGACATGCTCCTTAGGGCCGCGGCCGCGGAGTTTACGACCTATTACTACTACACGGTTCTGAGGAACCATGCGGCAGGTATGGAAGGCGAAACGATAAAGGAGATAGTCGAGGACGCCCGTCTCGAGGACAGGAACCACTTCGAGGCCCTCGTTCCGAGGATATACGAGCTGGGGGGTGAGCTCCCCAGGGACATCGTTGACTTCTCCAAGATGGCCTGGTGCCGCGACGCATACCTGCCGGAGGAGCCGACCGTTGAGAACATCCTCAAGGTTCTCCTGGAGGCGGAGCGCTGTGCGGTCGGTGTTTACACCGAGATATGCAAATACACCTTCGGAAAAGACCCGAGGACTTACGACTTGGCTTTAGCCATACTCCACGAGGAGATCGAGCACGAGGCCTGGTTCGAGGAGCTTCTCACGGGCAAGCCGAGCGGCCACTTCAGGAGAACCAAACCCGGAGAGAGCCCCTTCGTTTCGAAATTCCTGAGGTGA
- a CDS encoding ferritin family protein → MVPPELDEGLSIERVKDFSLEELLGMAIKSEIGARKFYESLAERIEIETLKEKIEWLAGEESRHEALLRKMYASMFPGKEIVYPAEHIGPELKPVARELQGVQDIVDLIRWAMRAEEIAAHFYEEIEKMVDSEDRKRLMRYLSDMEKGHYYTLRAEYELLLDWEMYSQMMHVGP, encoded by the coding sequence ATGGTTCCACCTGAACTTGATGAGGGACTCTCCATCGAGAGGGTCAAGGACTTCTCCCTTGAGGAGCTTCTTGGCATGGCCATAAAGTCCGAGATAGGGGCGAGGAAGTTCTACGAAAGCCTTGCCGAGAGGATAGAGATTGAAACCCTGAAAGAGAAGATAGAGTGGCTCGCCGGCGAGGAGTCGAGGCACGAGGCCCTGCTCAGGAAGATGTACGCGTCAATGTTTCCCGGAAAGGAGATCGTATATCCCGCGGAGCACATAGGGCCGGAGCTCAAGCCCGTTGCCCGCGAACTTCAGGGCGTTCAGGACATCGTGGACCTCATACGCTGGGCCATGAGAGCGGAGGAAATCGCCGCCCACTTCTACGAGGAGATCGAGAAAATGGTTGACAGCGAGGACAGAAAGAGGCTCATGCGCTACCTCAGCGACATGGAGAAGGGCCACTACTACACCCTAAGGGCCGAGTACGAGCTTCTCCTCGACTGGGAGATGTACAGCCAGATGATGCACGTTGGACCGTGA
- a CDS encoding DUF835 domain-containing protein, with translation MTVNLELFIVSIKLAMTLIFLRAFIKSQRKSALLLSLGWMASATLPAGVPGFHGIHMESVLIGISTSFTLLGILFLVEEETGRKSPLAMHVTLPVIPSAYGVLEALMTRSCSGTYVVSGVLLLIGGGVLIEFLSRYYHGKAKLFGMAILLSGIASMMYPLAYFNGFISDDVVVYLAASLALLTAYAYYEVIYSKRFLAVEKIRSEDSLSSVDIPAGVHILSSKDLQEISPRLEGFPALAFLRSIEPKNGWITYWIRTIEGHNTVPPTSLYKITQLVSQYFHEMKTVEKQGIVIVEAPEFLRLYNDFRGVLKMLSALRDMAVLFNGTLIIVTEKDVWKKEEWTLLIRTLR, from the coding sequence ATGACAGTGAACCTCGAACTCTTCATAGTTTCTATTAAACTCGCCATGACCCTTATATTTCTGAGAGCGTTTATTAAGAGCCAACGAAAATCCGCCCTTCTTCTCTCCCTTGGATGGATGGCAAGCGCCACACTACCTGCGGGGGTTCCGGGCTTTCATGGAATACACATGGAGTCAGTTTTGATTGGCATATCCACATCCTTCACCCTTTTGGGCATACTATTCTTGGTGGAAGAGGAAACTGGAAGGAAATCTCCCCTCGCTATGCATGTGACCCTTCCCGTAATCCCTTCCGCATACGGCGTCCTTGAAGCCCTAATGACTCGAAGCTGCTCCGGCACCTATGTAGTCTCCGGAGTCCTGCTCCTGATAGGGGGAGGGGTTCTCATAGAGTTCCTCTCTAGATACTACCACGGAAAGGCCAAGCTTTTTGGTATGGCCATTCTTCTGTCGGGGATAGCAAGCATGATGTATCCGTTGGCCTATTTCAACGGCTTTATTTCGGACGATGTAGTCGTGTACTTGGCAGCTTCCTTGGCTCTCCTGACAGCCTACGCATACTACGAGGTTATATACAGCAAACGGTTCTTAGCTGTGGAAAAAATCCGGTCAGAGGATAGCTTATCGAGTGTTGATATCCCCGCGGGAGTACATATATTATCATCTAAGGATCTCCAAGAGATTAGTCCCAGACTCGAGGGGTTCCCTGCACTAGCATTTCTAAGGAGTATCGAGCCAAAGAATGGGTGGATAACCTACTGGATAAGGACCATCGAAGGACATAACACCGTCCCCCCAACGTCTCTCTACAAAATAACCCAACTCGTCTCCCAGTATTTCCATGAGATGAAGACAGTGGAGAAGCAGGGAATCGTAATAGTTGAGGCCCCAGAATTTCTCAGGCTGTACAATGATTTCAGGGGCGTTCTGAAGATGCTCTCAGCACTCAGGGACATGGCGGTCCTGTTCAATGGCACGCTGATCATCGTCACGGAGAAAGACGTCTGGAAAAAAGAGGAGTGGACCCTATTAATCAGGACACTCCGGTAA
- the rd gene encoding rubredoxin, with amino-acid sequence MAKWKCIVCGYIYDEDEGDEDAGIASGTKFEDLPEDWVCPLCGAPKDMFEKIE; translated from the coding sequence ATGGCGAAATGGAAGTGTATAGTCTGTGGCTACATCTACGATGAGGATGAGGGTGACGAGGACGCCGGGATAGCCTCGGGAACCAAGTTTGAAGACCTCCCCGAGGACTGGGTCTGCCCGCTCTGCGGTGCGCCCAAGGACATGTTTGAAAAGATAGAGTGA
- a CDS encoding FprA family A-type flavoprotein → MPDVKVEKIRDDPELYIIRVDDDRIRYFEATWSIPEGITYNAYLMKLDGATVLFDLSKREYTDLFMEALGKLVDPKEITHVVIHHTEPDHTGALPAFLEANGYKAKLIGTSFAKRFLEGFYGEKVVENFHTIKDGEEMSIGGKTFRFITVPWLHWPDTMITYVVEEGLIFSCDAGGGYGIPERIDDSDEEVVQRYLPHVTKYIVTIIGHYHKYIVQNIKKLRNLGIIDDARMILPGHGLIWRKNPARIFEHYEAVGAGKATKGKVLVLYDSMYGFVERRMEIVLDELRKNGLNPVVYRFTDKEAPAVSDILGEVPDSEAIIIGASTFEADIHPRIRYTLFELLDKANYEKPVLIVGAYGWGGVAGRKIETLIARSKFDHVDTVEGRGMLRKEDEERLREAVRKLISWIS, encoded by the coding sequence ATGCCCGATGTGAAAGTTGAAAAGATTCGCGACGATCCGGAGCTCTACATAATCCGGGTCGATGATGATAGGATAAGGTACTTCGAGGCCACCTGGAGCATTCCCGAGGGGATAACCTACAACGCTTACCTGATGAAGCTCGATGGTGCGACGGTTCTCTTCGACCTGAGCAAGCGGGAATACACAGACCTCTTCATGGAAGCCCTTGGAAAGCTGGTTGATCCAAAGGAGATAACCCATGTCGTAATCCACCACACCGAGCCCGACCACACCGGGGCCCTGCCGGCCTTCCTTGAGGCCAACGGCTACAAAGCTAAACTCATAGGCACGAGCTTCGCGAAGCGCTTCCTGGAGGGCTTCTACGGCGAGAAAGTCGTTGAAAACTTCCACACGATCAAAGACGGCGAGGAGATGAGCATAGGGGGCAAGACGTTCCGCTTCATAACCGTTCCCTGGCTCCACTGGCCGGACACTATGATAACCTACGTAGTTGAGGAGGGGCTCATATTCAGCTGCGACGCCGGGGGAGGCTACGGGATTCCGGAAAGGATAGACGACAGCGACGAGGAGGTCGTTCAGCGCTACCTGCCCCACGTGACCAAGTACATAGTGACCATCATAGGCCACTACCACAAGTACATCGTCCAGAACATCAAGAAGCTGAGAAACCTAGGAATAATTGATGATGCCAGAATGATACTTCCCGGCCACGGACTCATATGGAGGAAGAACCCGGCCAGGATATTCGAGCACTACGAGGCAGTCGGAGCTGGAAAGGCCACGAAGGGCAAGGTTCTGGTGCTCTACGACTCCATGTACGGCTTCGTTGAGAGGAGGATGGAGATAGTCCTCGACGAGCTGAGGAAGAACGGACTGAACCCGGTCGTTTACCGGTTCACGGACAAGGAGGCCCCCGCGGTGAGCGATATACTGGGTGAGGTCCCGGACAGCGAGGCGATAATCATCGGCGCCTCGACCTTTGAGGCCGATATCCATCCCAGAATAAGATACACACTCTTTGAGCTCCTCGACAAGGCCAACTACGAGAAGCCCGTCCTCATCGTCGGTGCCTACGGCTGGGGCGGCGTTGCTGGAAGGAAGATCGAGACACTCATAGCGAGGAGCAAGTTTGATCACGTCGACACCGTTGAGGGCAGGGGAATGCTCAGAAAGGAGGACGAGGAGCGGTTGAGGGAGGCAGTCAGGAAACTCATTAGCTGGATCTCATAG
- a CDS encoding DUF998 domain-containing protein yields the protein MLRYLRYSGIAGGVVYWLFVAWSISRNPWFSFFENALSDLGAEGATSPWIYNYGLIITAVFVFAFSLCLIFAAGNKLGTVGGAYVSISAIFLALIGVFPGGTRPHGFVSTYFFVQFFLGVLVYGAGSKDRVIRYGSGLLFALAVVGTFLHWPSVALIETYEIALIMAFTVIVSVRKRDCAPGLGQ from the coding sequence ATGCTACGGTATCTGAGGTATTCCGGAATAGCCGGCGGGGTGGTCTACTGGCTCTTCGTTGCCTGGAGCATAAGCCGAAATCCCTGGTTCTCGTTCTTTGAAAACGCCCTCAGCGACCTCGGGGCCGAAGGGGCAACCTCTCCGTGGATATACAACTACGGGCTGATAATCACCGCGGTGTTTGTGTTCGCGTTCTCGCTCTGCCTGATCTTCGCTGCCGGGAACAAGCTCGGGACGGTGGGTGGGGCATACGTCAGCATCTCCGCGATATTCCTTGCACTCATCGGTGTTTTCCCCGGCGGAACGAGGCCGCACGGATTCGTCTCAACGTACTTCTTCGTCCAGTTCTTTCTGGGAGTGCTGGTCTACGGGGCGGGTTCAAAGGATAGGGTTATCCGCTACGGTTCCGGGCTTCTCTTCGCCCTGGCTGTGGTTGGAACGTTTCTCCACTGGCCGTCCGTGGCCCTGATAGAGACCTATGAGATAGCGCTGATAATGGCCTTCACCGTCATCGTCTCGGTTAGGAAGCGGGATTGCGCACCCGGGCTTGGCCAGTGA